GCTCGTGGCATCTTCAGTATGGAAGACGTACTACTTTTCTAAAGATCctataaaaacaaagaagctaAGTAACTGCACAAtatgaaagaagagagaaaggaaatctAAGCCAGTAAACCCAACTTAGTTCAAGCTCCTCTAACAACACCGTTTTTGAATGGCTGTAAGAAACAAGCAGCAGAGATTCCTGTTTAGCCTATTACCTGAAGGTAAATAACTTGGCAAATCTTTCTTCGTGCAAATAGTAAGAACAAAACGTGCTGTGTATACTGACATGCTCAGAACAGGGTTCACTAATTTAATTAACTCGTAACTGAACTTCACCTACAGTGCAGTACTTCTGGAAAGGAATCTAAATGTAGAAAAAACTACCACCTTCAGGGCAGAGGCATTAGGACTGGCTACACAGTGAACAGAACTTGACCATGATCTGTGGATGATTCCAcaacatgcaaaaaaataagGCAGCTATGCCATGGATTATTTTTACAGTAGCGGCTATGCCTGCTCCATCTGTGTGCTCTGGCCTAAGCACATCTGACCAGCCTCACCCACCTTTGAAAGCTTTTAATGGCCGATCCATATTTTAGCCCAGCGGTTTGCGtaccagaaagcagagcaggcaggcagtACAGGAATGTGGTACAACGGTTCCTACTGTGCACAAGAACATGCACTGATGGCAATTTGATGTAGTCAGTGTCATCAGTTCCCATGATTTTACAGTGACTCTCACGGTCTACTATGTTGTTCCGGAGTCCCCAGGTTTTGATGTCACATAACTAGAAGATACTGGAccttccttaaaaaagaaaccctgtGTGTCTTGTTGTTACAGCAAAATGCAAAGTAGGAGCAAGGAAAATATGAATCCTAAAGATTTCAAAACgaagaattacattttaaaatgtagacggttgttggtttttttcaaatactgtatttgaaaGCTAGTTCACACCTTTAAATTCTGGGGATTTGGCAAAGTCTGGGACAGAGAACTTGGATGTTTACTAAAAGGCACAACCCTGCTGTCACCAAAGGACAGTGCCATGGAGCCGGGCAGGTGTTTCCCTCTCTGGTGCCTGTGCTCTCCACAGCTCTTTCAGTGTTATTATCCAGGCTGACTATATAAACTTTTAGATTTCTTAACAAACAGGTAAACCAAGGAAAAGATACCCCTTAAAACCCACTCACGAAAGCACGAGCGAACAGCAGACATCGAAGATAAAGAATGCGATGACACTATGGGAACAGCAAGACTCCCGGGCCACAGTTACCCCGAGCAGGCCGCTCCCCTATGCGGGGTTCACCCCGGCACTGACAGCTTCCACCTCTGCCACTTCGGCGATACCTACGGGGTTAGAAATACACCTGGCGTCAACTGCTCCTAAATGCCTTCAACAAATCTTCGTGTTTGCCTTGTAAACCTGCGAACTGTTCAACTGAAGTCCGCACTCGGCTGTGTACCGCTTACTTCAGCTCACTGACGACACGGCCCCGGCCAGAGGCCGGGCTCAGGGGcctggaggggaggggagctcCCCACCCGGCCCACAAGCGGGGTGCCGggctccggggggggggggggggcagacgAGCCCCTCAGCCGCGCGGCCCCAGGGAGGGAGCGAGGCGCAGGCCGTGGCCGCCCCCCCGCAGGCCCCCGGGGCCCCTCAGGGCCGTGCGACCCGCGCCCCTTCTCTGCAGGTCCCGCGCTGCCTGCTGAGGCGGCCTGCGGCACCCGGCACCCCCGGCAGCCTCGGGGCGGGAAACGGGCAGGAACCAGCCCGCCTTCCGTCATGCCCGGCGCTGGTCCCTCcgcccccgggcagccccggccccgcggccccaCTCACCCGCCGCCTGCCCGCTAACCCCTCCAGTCCCGCTTCCTCACTCCCGGGGCCGAGCCGAGCGGCGGCCAGgcagccccgcgccgcgccgggccgaGGAGCCGAGCGGGAACTACAGGCCCCAGCaggccgcggggccgccgtTTCCATGGGagcggccgggcccggggcggggaggcggccccAGCGCAGCGCtgcggggggcggcccggggtggggggggtgcaGCCGCCCGGTGGTCGGGCCGTGCGTGCGGCCGGGCCGCAGTTGGTACAAAATCGCGCGGAACTAGCGCACAGCGCTTGCTTGGTTCGTGTCCTGAGTTGCAGAAAAGGGTCTCTTTTTGGGTCTGGGAGTGTGAACTGAAATGCAGCTTTAATAAATACGGTTTATCCGAGTACTGTTAAACAACTCTCATAGGGTCTAAAGCatgtttcctctgtttcttctgtgtttttttctcagtgacCACAGCATGGCCCAGTCGGCAGACGAAATGTCACTGCAAGTGGTATCAGCCGTCAGTAATTCATCCTTGCTTCAGCCGGGCTTCTCTCTCCTGAATTTTGATgggcatgttttcttttttgggcaGAAAGGATGGCCAAAGAGATCCTGTCCCACTGGTGTTTTCCTCCTCGATATAAAGCAGAATGAGCTCAAAATGAAACCTGCCTTCTTCTCTAAAGACTCCTGCTACCTCCCCCCTCTCCGCTACCCTGCTCTTTGCACGCTCAGAGGCAGTGCGGAGTCTGATGAGTACCAGTATATCATCCATGGTGGGAAAACACCTAACAATGACCTTTCTGATAAGATTTACATTATGAGTCTGGTAAgcaaaaatagcaagaaaaccACCTTCCAATGCGTTGAGAAAGACCTGGGTGGAGATGTCCCCGAAGCTAGATATGGGCACACGATTAACGTAGTTCATAGCCGGGGAAAAAGCATGAGCGTTATATTTGGAGGGAGATCATATACTCCTCTTGCACAAAGGACCACTGAAAAATGGAACAGTGTAGTTGACTGTTTGCCATCTGTGTTTCTCGTTGATCTTGAGTTTGGATGCTGTACGTCATACGTACTTCCCGAGCTTCAAGATGGACTTTCTTTCCACGTTTCAGTTGCCAGAAATGATACAATCTACATTTTGGGAGGCCATTCGCTTCAAAATAACACCAGGTCCCCCAGCTTGTACAAGCTAAAAGTTGATCTCCCACTGGGCAGCCCAGCCGTGACCTGCACCGTCTTGCCGGGGGGAATATCTGTGTCAAGTGCTATAGTGACTCAAACCGGTGATACCGAATTTGTCCTTGTCGGGGGCTACCAGTCTGACAACCAGAAACGGTTGGTGTGTAACACCATAGTTCTGGAAGATAATAAGATAGAGATTGTTGAAAGGGTGAGTCCGGACTGGACACCAGATATTAAACACTGCAGGATGTGGTTTGGCTGTGATATGGGCAAAGGGTCTGTATTGCTGGGCATTCCAGGGGCCAACAAACAGTTAATCTCAGATGCAAACTACTTCTACATTTTGAGATgcaaaggagcagaagaggacagggaggaagaACTGACAGCACAGATTTGCAGTCAGACATCGACCGAAGACCCTGGAGACTCCACTCCATTTGAAGATTCGGAAGAGTTTTGTTTTAGTGCTGAAGCCAATAGCTTTGATGTTGATGATGCTGACACTTAcaatgaagatgatgaagaagatgaaTCAGAAACGGGCTACTGGATCACCTGCTCTGCCAGTTGCAACATTGACATTAATACCTGGGTCCCTTTCTATTCGACAGAACTCAACAAGCCTGCAATGATCCTCTGTTCCAGCGGGGCTGGCCACTGGGTCCATGCGCAATGTATGGACCTCTCAGAAAGCATGCTCCTACGTCTCTCAGAAGCAAATGTCAAGTATTTCTGCAACGAGCATGTTGACCTTAATAAAGGGCTACAAACTCCCCAAAAAGTGGTACACCTGAAAAAGCAACCCATGAAACCATTGCGCAAAAAGACGACCATGAAGTTAACAACGCCCGCGAAAAAGTCCTTTCTTCGGAGACTGTTTGAATAGATTTATACTGCTGATTTGTATTCACCTGGGAGGAAATCACAGTCAAAGACAGCTCATAATGGTTGAAGCAGAATGGGTTATTGGAGCTTGAAGagatctttttatttaattgattTCAGTTAACTCAATCTTTCGGTCACATTTCAAAGCTcaagaatttattttgtttcttacatgtatttttgtaaaacCCGGATAGGAAGCCCATCATAGAGGGCATCGTGCAAACACACAGCCAGATACCGGTAACTTTGTGCTGTATTTTATGCTGTAACCTACTCCCCGGTTATCCCCAGTGAGTTTAATGGAACTGCTGGTAGTATAAGACATTATCCCATGTACTCAGTGGTGTTAGCATCTGTCCATAAAGAACATTATATTacccattttaattttttgttttagtgaGTAGTTCTAGACATATTTGGCCTAATTTATACCTGCATTACTCCAATTTTATGTTGgtgtaatgaaataaaattagacTAATTACtctggttttaaactaaagtgGTGGCTTAAGTCCCTTGtgtcagaaataatgaaatactcAGACACTGAAGGTCAGTTTTCTTCAGGGACTTCCATTATGGAAAGCTTACATACGGAGCATTTAATTCTGGATAATTAATTTTTGATTTTGAGAGGTACTGAATGATTATATGTCAGTTTTGGCTACAGTTGTGGAATATCATCTCatagtaaaaatgaaattgctcTTTTAAACCACTGTGCTCAACAACtgctttgtgtttgtatttttaaaaatctagtaAGCTAATAAAGCTTATAATAaaaatgactgcattttttttcacctaCTTATAGGG
The Gavia stellata isolate bGavSte3 chromosome 7, bGavSte3.hap2, whole genome shotgun sequence genome window above contains:
- the RAG2 gene encoding V(D)J recombination-activating protein 2 — translated: MAQSADEMSLQVVSAVSNSSLLQPGFSLLNFDGHVFFFGQKGWPKRSCPTGVFLLDIKQNELKMKPAFFSKDSCYLPPLRYPALCTLRGSAESDEYQYIIHGGKTPNNDLSDKIYIMSLVSKNSKKTTFQCVEKDLGGDVPEARYGHTINVVHSRGKSMSVIFGGRSYTPLAQRTTEKWNSVVDCLPSVFLVDLEFGCCTSYVLPELQDGLSFHVSVARNDTIYILGGHSLQNNTRSPSLYKLKVDLPLGSPAVTCTVLPGGISVSSAIVTQTGDTEFVLVGGYQSDNQKRLVCNTIVLEDNKIEIVERVSPDWTPDIKHCRMWFGCDMGKGSVLLGIPGANKQLISDANYFYILRCKGAEEDREEELTAQICSQTSTEDPGDSTPFEDSEEFCFSAEANSFDVDDADTYNEDDEEDESETGYWITCSASCNIDINTWVPFYSTELNKPAMILCSSGAGHWVHAQCMDLSESMLLRLSEANVKYFCNEHVDLNKGLQTPQKVVHLKKQPMKPLRKKTTMKLTTPAKKSFLRRLFE